The Halobacillus ihumii genomic sequence CAGCTTTCTTACCATCTACGATCAGTTCATACCACGAGGGCTCTTCAAAGCAAACAGCCGACCCGTTTGTATCGAGCTTTCCTTCAGGGATGGCAAATTCAGCAGCGATGTCGAGTTCCTTAAAACCTTCCAATAATCCTTGTGAAATGACTAAGTAAGCCTCTTTTACAGAAGCTGGCATATCGGGGTGTTGTTCTGAAACAATGACGCTGTATGTAAGTTCATTGTCATGAAGGACAGCACGGCCGCCTGTTTGTCGGCGAACAAGTTCATAACCATGGCTCTTTACGCTATCCACGTCAATTTTTCCGTGAACTTTTTGAAAATAACCAACGGACAAACCAGCTGGGTCCCAACCATAAAAGCGTAAAACAGGGGGGATCTTTCCTTCACGATGCCAATTCATCAACGCTTCATCCATAGCCATATTTAAGGATGGAGTGAGGTGAGCAGAATCGACAAAGTACCATGTTTCCATCATGTTAGCCTTCTTTCCATTATAAATTTCCTTGCTAGCTTATAATATCAAGATAATTCTAACAAGGTAAAAATTCCAAGTCAAAAGCTATGTTTTACATGAGATGCTCATTTATCTGATAGTATACACCCTTGTCCACATAACAGGCTAGGGGTTGACATATTCTTTCCTATAACAAGTTGTAAAGACATGTTCTGTGAGATTCATTTTTTTATAAGGTTGGGCATAGAATGAAATTAACTTCTGGTTGTTACGACGAGGGAGGTCGTTAAGTGGATATTTTAAAAAGAATCCAGGAACGAAGAGAGCAAGAAGAAGAATTGAAGTGGGAAGGTACCTTTCGAGAATACTTGGATCTATTAAAAGAGAAGCCGCATTTAGCACAGTCCGCTCACTCGCGTGTATATAATATGGTTACACAAGCTGGTGTGGAAGAGGAAGAAAACGGCCATAAGAAGTATGCTTTTTTTGATGAAGATATTTATGGGTTGGATGAAGCAATGGAACGGCTCGTGGAAGAGTACTTCCATCCGGCTGCCAGAAGGTTAGATGTAAGAAAGAGAATCTTGTTATTAATGGGACCTGTAAGCGGTGGTAAATCAACTCTTGTAAATTTATTAAAACGAGGGCTTGAAAAGTATTCCTATACTGATGAGGGAGCTGTATTTGCAATTAAGGGATGTCCGATGCATGAGGACCCTCTTCATATGATTCCGCACCATTTAAGGGATGAATTTAGGGAGGAGTATGGCATTAGGGTTGAGGGAAGTCTCTCTCCATTAAACACGATGCGGCTTGAGCAGGATTACGAGGGACGAATGGAAGATGTACTCGTTGAAAGAATCTTTTTCTCAGAAGACAAACGAACAGGGATTGGAACCTTCAGTCCGTCTGATCCGAAGTCCCAGGATATTGCTGATTTGACTGGCTCCATTGACTTTTCGACCATAGCTGAATATGGTTCGGAATCTGATCCAAGGGCGTACCGCTTCGACGGGGAGTTAAATAAAGCTAACCGAGGCATGATGGAGTTTCAAGAGATGTTAAAATGTGATGAGAAATTTTTATGGCATTTGTTAAGCCTGACACAGGAAGGTAATTTTAAAGCTGGGCGATTTGCTTTAATTTCAGCCGATGAACTGATCGTTGCCCATACAAACGAAGCGGAGTATCGTTCGTTTATAGCCAATAAGAAAAATGAGGCACTCCATTCTCGGATGATTGTCATGCCTGTTCCATATAACCTGAAGGTCACACAAGAAGAGAGAATATATGAGAAAATGATTCGTGAAAGTGATATTCGTGATGTGCATATTGCCCCACATACATTAAAAGTGGCCGCGATGTTTACGATTTTAACTCGTTTGAAAGAATCGAAGAAAGCGTCTGTCGATGTGTTGAAGAAGATGTACCTGTATGATGGAGAAGATGTCGAAGGCTTTAGCGATGTTGATGTTGAAGAGCTGAAGAAAGAATTTTCTGATGAGGGAATGAGCGGGATCGACCCGCGTTACGTCATAAACCGAATTTCCTCGACCATTATTAAAAAGGAAATGACTTCGATCAATGCGCTCGACGTACTCCGTTCGCTTAAGGATGGGCTGGACAGTCATCCGTCGATTTCTAAGGAAGACAAAGAACGGTATTTAGAATTTATTTCACTTGCTAGAAAACAATACGACGACCTGGCTAAGAAAGAAGTTCAAAAAGCATTCGTTTATTCTTATGAAGAGTCAGCTCGCACACTGATGGATAATTACTTGGATAATGTTGAGGCATATTGCAATAAGGCCAAACTCAGGGATCCACTGACAGGGGAAGAATTAAATCCAGACGAGCGATTGATGCGCTCCATTGAGGAACAAATTGGAGTCTCTGAAAATGCGAAAAAAGCTTTCCGAGAAGAAATTCTTATTCGAATCTCAGCCTATGCACGCAAAGGCAAGAAGTTCGATTATCAGTCTCACGAGCGGCTTCGTGAGGCGATTCAGAAGAAACTGTTTGCTGATCTTAAGGATATTGTTAAGATTACGACCTCTACGAAGACACCAGATGAACAGCAGCTGAAGAAAATCAATGAAGTCGTTGCGACTTTAATTGATGAGCATGGATACAATTCAACTTCAGCTAATGAACTATTAAAGTATGTAGGAAGTTTATTAAATCGTTAATGCTGCACTATAAAAAAGCAAGGCCATCCGAGTTTCGGGTGGTCTTGCTTTTATTTTCAGGGAAACATGTTTTACATAATATGAAGATGGGAATAATGTAGAGCGGTAATCGTAATCGATTAGACAAAATACGACAACATCCGATTTGCATTGGGTCTGAGTAATCACTGAATATAATGAATATTCTTATTATGTCGCTTTAGTAATAAAAAGTGAAAAAGGCGTCCCATTGCTACATCTTTATTGTTATAATAGAACTGTTGTTTAAGCTTCAAAAAATAAGTGCTATATGTTGAATTTCGGGACGTTTCGACTCTATAATAGAATGTGTATTTGCAAACGTTTACGTTCTAGCATTGGACAACAACTACTTGTGGGGGTATTTAGACGTGTCAAATCAAGGCTCCAGTGAAAGCTTTTGGGAAAAATTTCACGGCCCCAATATGGGGTATATTGAGGAACAATACGAGTTATATTTAACAGATGCTAATTCTGTTGACGCTTCATTAAAAGAATTATTTGATGCTCATGGTGCACCAGCATGGATGAGTACATCAGCAACTCCAGTAACGAATGGGGAAGCACAAGCTTCATCAGAAGATATTGTTAAAGTAACCTCAGCATTGAAACTTGTTGAGGCTATTCGTCGTCATGGACATCTAGAGGCAGACATCTATGCTGTGGGCGGTAAAGATCGTCAAGCAACACAGCTGACAGACATTAAGAATTATGGATTGACTGAGGAAGACTTGAAGAGAATTCCGGCTGAATGGATATGGCCAGAATCCCCTGTCAAATTAGATAACGCCTTAAGTGTTGTCCGCACACTCAAAGAAAGGTACTCCGGTACAATTTCCTTTGAGTACGACCATGTAAACAACGATGATGAACGAATGTGGCTGCAAAATAAAGTAGAGTCAGCGGCTTTTCAAGTGAAATTAGGTAATGAAGAGAAGAAGCAGCTGCTTAAAAGACTGGCCGATGTGGAAGGGTTCGAGAACTTCCTGGCTAAAACTTTTGTAGCGCAAAAGCGCTTCTCTATAGAAGGTTTGGATGTCATGGTCCCGATGCTGGATCATTTAGTCCAATCAGCTTCAGCTGATAAAATTAATCATATTATGATGGGCATGGCCCACCGCGGAAGATTAAATGTGCTTGCTCACGTATTAGGCAAGCCTTACGATCGGATTTTTTCTGAGTTTCATCATTCTCCTAATAAAGAACTGGTACCTTCAGAAGGATCTACAGGCATTAACTACGGATGGACAGGCGATGTGAAATATCACTTCGGTGCCCGGCGTGAAGTTGGGGATGGAGAGCAAACGAGCACTCGTGTTACCCTAAGTCACAATCCGTCTCACTTAGAGTACGTAAATCCTGTCGTTCAAGGTTTCACCAGAGCGGCTCAAGATGACCGTTCGAAGCCTGGTTATGCTCAAATGGATGAGGAAGAAGCCTTTGGTGTACTCATTCATGGTGACGCTGCCTTCATCGGTGAGGGAGTTGTAGCGGAAGGGCTAAATATGAGTGATCTGCCTGGGTATCGTACAGGTGGAACTCTTCATATTATTGCTAATAACTTAGTAGGTTTTACAACGAACAGACGGGATGGCCGTTCAACAAGATACGCAAGTGATCTGGCAAAAGGTTTTGAAATTCCTGTCATTCATGTGAATGCTGATGACCCTATTGCTTGTTTATCTGCTATATCGCTATCTTATGAATACCGTCAAAAGTTCCATAAGGATATTTTGATTGATTTGGTTGGGTATCGCCGTTATGGCCACAATGAAATAGACGAGCCACGCTCTACGCAGCCGAAGCTTTATAAGGAAATCGATGAGCACCTGACAGTGGCCAATCTATTTGAGAAAACTCTTGTAGATGAAGGGTTAGTTGAGGAAGGATCTCTTTCACAAATCAATGAGGAAATTGAGAAAAACCTTCGTGAAACATTCAATAATATGAAAGAAAATGAGACTGAGGAAGCTGATGTAAAAGATCGTCCGGGCGGAGTAGAACGTCCGCTTGATGAAATCGAAACGAACGTAGAGCTGGACCGTCTGAAGCAGTTGAATCAGGATCTTCTCAAACGTCCTGAAGGATTCAACGGGTTTAAGAAACTTGAAAAAATTCTTAAGCGCCGGAGCAATATGCTGGATGAGGGCAACAAAGTCGATTGGGGTGCAGCTGAAGCTCTTGCTTTTGCATCGATCTTAGAAGATGGAACTCCAATTAGAATTACTGGACAAGATACGGAGCGGGGAACATTCGCGCATCGTCATATGGTTCTCCATGATATTGAAACGGATGAAACATACAGTCCGCTTCACGGGTTGGACCAGGCGAAGGCCTCCTTTGATATTTATAATAGTCCATTGTCTGAAGCTGGTGTAATTGGCTTTGAATATGGATACAGTGTTCAAGCAGCTGAATCCCTTGTTATTTGGGAAGCGCAATTCGGCGATTTCGCTAATGCGGGTCAAGTTATTTTTGACCAATTTGTTGCAGCTGGCCGTGCTAAATGGGGAGAGAAATCAAGTATGGTATTCTTGCTTCCTCATGGCTATGAAGGCCAAGGTCCTGAACACTCCAGTGCTCGACTGGAACGTTTCTTACAATTAGCCGCTGAAAACAATTGGACAGTGGCAAATGTGACGTCTTCAGCTCAATACTTCCATTTACTAAGACGCCAGGCTGCGATTAGTAATAAAGAAGAAGCGAGACCATTAGTTGTTATGTCACCAAAGAGTCTGCTTCGTAACCAGAGAGTGGCAGTTGAAGCTGAACGTTTTAGTGAAGGAAACTTCCAATCGATCCTAAGACAACCTGGTTTAACTAAAGAAGGAAAAGCTAAAGAGAAAGTGAAATCATTGCTCATCGGCAGCGGAAAACTTATGGTTGAAATTGAAGATGCAGTAGAGAAGGCAGACCAAAAATTCGAAGCAGTTGATGCCGTTCGCATCGAACAAATTTACCCATTCCCTGACAAGAAACTTGCTGAAATTCTGGAGACATATCCAAATCTGGAAGAGCTCGTATGGGTTCAAGAAGAACCGCAGAACATGGGAAGCTGGTATTTTGTAGAAGGTATCCTTCACAAGCTGCTTAAAGAAGGACAAATTCACCGCTACGTAGGCAGACCGCATCGTGCATCTCCTTCCGTAGGTGAACCGAACATTCATAAAACAGAACAAAACCGAATCATCCAGGAAGCGTTACAGATGTCTAAAGGAGGAAAATCAAATGAAGGAAATTAAAGTTCCTGAATTAGCTGAATCCATCACAGAAGGCACGATTGCCGAGTGGCTCGTGAAAGAAGGGGATCAAGTAGAAAAAGGTGATCCTGTACTTGAGCTAGAGACAGATAAAGTAAATGTGGAAGTGAACGCCGACGCTGGCGGCGTAATCGCGGAGCTTTTAAAAGAAGAAGGTGATGACGTAGAAGTTGGGGACGTTATCGCTAAAGTGGATGAGAACGGTGAAGCAGGCGGTTCTTCTGATGACAGTTCCGATGATAAGCAGGAAGAAAAACAGGAAGAGCCTAAAGAAGAAAAACAAGAGCAGCAACAAAGCACTGCTTCAGAGCAAAAAGAAGAAAAGAAACAAGAAAGCTCAAATGAACAAGAAGGCACTAAAGGCGATGTGATCGCTACACCAGCGGCGCGTAAACGTGCGCGTGAGCTAGGGATCGACCTGAGTGAGATTTCTGCACGAGACCCATTAGGCCGAATTCGCCCAGAAGATGTGGACTCTGCGGCGAGCAGCAAGAATGAGAAAAAAGCAGCTCCTAAGCAGGAGAAGAAAGAAAGCAAGAAAGAATCAAGTGAAAAGACAGAGTTTGATAAGCCGGTAGTGCGCGAGAAAATGTCTCGTCGCCGCCAAACGATCGCTAAGCGTCTTGTAGAAGCACAGCAAGAATCTGCTATGCTTACAACGTTTAACGAAGTAGACATGACGAATGTCATGAATCTGCGTAAAGAACGTAAAGATTCATTCTTGAAAAAGCATGATATTAAGCTAGGATTTATGTCCTTCTTTACGAAGGCAGCTGTCGGCGCATTGAAAGAATTCCCGCTGATCAATGCTGAAATTCAGGGCAATGAAATTGTGAAGAAGCAATTCTATGATATTGGCATGGCTGTTTCTACAGAAGAAGGTCTGGTCGTTCCAGTTGTCCGCGATGCTGACCGTCTTGATTTTGCCGGCATTGAAAAAGGAATTGCTGATGTAGCTACGAAAGCTCGTAATAAAGAGCTTCAGCTCGAAGATTTACAAGGTGGTTCCTTTACGATCACGAATGGTGGGATTTTCGGTTCAATGTTGTCCACACCGATCATAAATGCCCCACAAGTAGGTATTCTTGGCTTGCACAATATCGAGAAGCGCGCTAAAGTTATGCCTGATGATACGATTCAGGCACGTCCAATGATGTACATTGCTCTTTCCTATGATCACCGAATCGTTGACGGTAAAGATGCGGTACAATTCTTACGCAGAATTAAAGAAATGATTGAAGATCCTTACGATCTACTATTAGAAGGATAAAGTTTGAGAGGAGCCCCCTGCTACTTATGTAGCGGGGTGCTTTCTTATGTGCTTTTATACAGGAGTGGGAGATGTTGAGCCTGTTTTTGTACAGGTGAGGGTTTCCTTGCGCGAATTGGTGTGGATTTTTCCTTGATGCTTGCGGGTTCGGCCCTGAGGTTCGTGAGTTCGACCCTAGCACGTGCTTATTCTCCCCGAAGCTGCGTGGATTCGGCCCTGGCAGGCGCTTATTCGGCCCTAGCACACACAAATTCTACCCAAAGCTCCGGCAGTTCTGCCCCAGTAGGTGCGTTTTCTCCATTCTCTGATTATCCATTACTCATTCAATAGTTTTATCGCTATGTATGCAACCTTGCAGTCTGTTAATTTTTCTGCGCGCTTAATGAGTTTCTTTTTAAAAAAATAGGCATACATTTCTTTTTTCAGAAATAATCAAACCTTCGTTGATTTCGCTTCATCCATTGACATGGACCTGCATACGATAGAGTAATACTCAAAGCTAGGAGGGGAATTTGTAAATGGATGATAAGAAAAGTTTCGTAATTGCTGAAGACGACTGGTCCCTCCACCGGAAAGGCTATGATGATCAGCGCCG encodes the following:
- a CDS encoding lipoate--protein ligase family protein, with translation METWYFVDSAHLTPSLNMAMDEALMNWHREGKIPPVLRFYGWDPAGLSVGYFQKVHGKIDVDSVKSHGYELVRRQTGGRAVLHDNELTYSVIVSEQHPDMPASVKEAYLVISQGLLEGFKELDIAAEFAIPEGKLDTNGSAVCFEEPSWYELIVDGKKAAGSAQTRKKGIILQHGSIPIEVDETKLFDMFIYKNERIKERARKAFSDKAISINNLSPAKKSYTEVKKAFQQGFEKGLNLNLEPFHLTEEQWAEVNQIAEEKYSNDKWNYSR
- a CDS encoding PrkA family serine protein kinase; translated protein: MDILKRIQERREQEEELKWEGTFREYLDLLKEKPHLAQSAHSRVYNMVTQAGVEEEENGHKKYAFFDEDIYGLDEAMERLVEEYFHPAARRLDVRKRILLLMGPVSGGKSTLVNLLKRGLEKYSYTDEGAVFAIKGCPMHEDPLHMIPHHLRDEFREEYGIRVEGSLSPLNTMRLEQDYEGRMEDVLVERIFFSEDKRTGIGTFSPSDPKSQDIADLTGSIDFSTIAEYGSESDPRAYRFDGELNKANRGMMEFQEMLKCDEKFLWHLLSLTQEGNFKAGRFALISADELIVAHTNEAEYRSFIANKKNEALHSRMIVMPVPYNLKVTQEERIYEKMIRESDIRDVHIAPHTLKVAAMFTILTRLKESKKASVDVLKKMYLYDGEDVEGFSDVDVEELKKEFSDEGMSGIDPRYVINRISSTIIKKEMTSINALDVLRSLKDGLDSHPSISKEDKERYLEFISLARKQYDDLAKKEVQKAFVYSYEESARTLMDNYLDNVEAYCNKAKLRDPLTGEELNPDERLMRSIEEQIGVSENAKKAFREEILIRISAYARKGKKFDYQSHERLREAIQKKLFADLKDIVKITTSTKTPDEQQLKKINEVVATLIDEHGYNSTSANELLKYVGSLLNR
- a CDS encoding 2-oxoglutarate dehydrogenase E1 component, giving the protein MGYIEEQYELYLTDANSVDASLKELFDAHGAPAWMSTSATPVTNGEAQASSEDIVKVTSALKLVEAIRRHGHLEADIYAVGGKDRQATQLTDIKNYGLTEEDLKRIPAEWIWPESPVKLDNALSVVRTLKERYSGTISFEYDHVNNDDERMWLQNKVESAAFQVKLGNEEKKQLLKRLADVEGFENFLAKTFVAQKRFSIEGLDVMVPMLDHLVQSASADKINHIMMGMAHRGRLNVLAHVLGKPYDRIFSEFHHSPNKELVPSEGSTGINYGWTGDVKYHFGARREVGDGEQTSTRVTLSHNPSHLEYVNPVVQGFTRAAQDDRSKPGYAQMDEEEAFGVLIHGDAAFIGEGVVAEGLNMSDLPGYRTGGTLHIIANNLVGFTTNRRDGRSTRYASDLAKGFEIPVIHVNADDPIACLSAISLSYEYRQKFHKDILIDLVGYRRYGHNEIDEPRSTQPKLYKEIDEHLTVANLFEKTLVDEGLVEEGSLSQINEEIEKNLRETFNNMKENETEEADVKDRPGGVERPLDEIETNVELDRLKQLNQDLLKRPEGFNGFKKLEKILKRRSNMLDEGNKVDWGAAEALAFASILEDGTPIRITGQDTERGTFAHRHMVLHDIETDETYSPLHGLDQAKASFDIYNSPLSEAGVIGFEYGYSVQAAESLVIWEAQFGDFANAGQVIFDQFVAAGRAKWGEKSSMVFLLPHGYEGQGPEHSSARLERFLQLAAENNWTVANVTSSAQYFHLLRRQAAISNKEEARPLVVMSPKSLLRNQRVAVEAERFSEGNFQSILRQPGLTKEGKAKEKVKSLLIGSGKLMVEIEDAVEKADQKFEAVDAVRIEQIYPFPDKKLAEILETYPNLEELVWVQEEPQNMGSWYFVEGILHKLLKEGQIHRYVGRPHRASPSVGEPNIHKTEQNRIIQEALQMSKGGKSNEGN
- the odhB gene encoding 2-oxoglutarate dehydrogenase complex dihydrolipoyllysine-residue succinyltransferase, which translates into the protein MKEIKVPELAESITEGTIAEWLVKEGDQVEKGDPVLELETDKVNVEVNADAGGVIAELLKEEGDDVEVGDVIAKVDENGEAGGSSDDSSDDKQEEKQEEPKEEKQEQQQSTASEQKEEKKQESSNEQEGTKGDVIATPAARKRARELGIDLSEISARDPLGRIRPEDVDSAASSKNEKKAAPKQEKKESKKESSEKTEFDKPVVREKMSRRRQTIAKRLVEAQQESAMLTTFNEVDMTNVMNLRKERKDSFLKKHDIKLGFMSFFTKAAVGALKEFPLINAEIQGNEIVKKQFYDIGMAVSTEEGLVVPVVRDADRLDFAGIEKGIADVATKARNKELQLEDLQGGSFTITNGGIFGSMLSTPIINAPQVGILGLHNIEKRAKVMPDDTIQARPMMYIALSYDHRIVDGKDAVQFLRRIKEMIEDPYDLLLEG